In the Chlorobium limicola DSM 245 genome, one interval contains:
- a CDS encoding RnfABCDGE type electron transport complex subunit D has product MEPLKLKVSYAPFVRSKDSIESVMYNVAVALLPATLVSICFFGWRALLVTGVSIVSSICFEWAIDKIRKKPTACLDGSALVTGQLLALNLPSGLPLWMVIMGAFVAIVIAKHLFGGLGFNIFNPALVARVFLLISFPAAMTEWYAPFSVDMQTAASPLGILKTDGLQALAGFNTLDAFYGIRPGSLGETSILALLPGAAWLLYKKYITWHIPFVFIGTTMLFTGIFYLIDPLGYASPLFHLLTGGLVLGAFFMATDMVTSPLSLRGQIIFGIGCGVLTAIIRLWGGYPEGVSFAILIMNALVPLLDRWDVSEIKAKKQPSIKAA; this is encoded by the coding sequence ATGGAACCACTCAAGCTTAAAGTTTCCTACGCGCCGTTTGTCCGCTCAAAAGACTCCATCGAGTCGGTTATGTACAACGTTGCCGTTGCGCTGCTTCCGGCGACGCTCGTCTCGATCTGTTTTTTCGGATGGCGGGCGCTGCTGGTCACCGGGGTATCGATCGTCAGTTCGATCTGTTTTGAATGGGCTATCGATAAAATAAGGAAAAAACCGACCGCATGTCTTGACGGCAGCGCTCTGGTGACCGGTCAACTCCTCGCCCTGAATCTCCCCTCGGGGCTCCCGCTCTGGATGGTCATCATGGGCGCATTCGTAGCCATCGTTATAGCGAAACACCTTTTCGGCGGCCTGGGTTTCAATATTTTCAACCCGGCTCTCGTTGCCCGCGTCTTTCTGCTCATCTCTTTCCCTGCCGCCATGACCGAATGGTACGCTCCATTTTCGGTTGACATGCAGACCGCAGCATCGCCTCTCGGCATACTGAAAACCGACGGACTGCAGGCCCTTGCAGGCTTCAATACGCTCGACGCCTTTTACGGCATAAGACCCGGAAGTCTTGGAGAAACATCGATACTGGCGCTGCTTCCCGGTGCCGCCTGGCTGCTTTATAAAAAGTATATCACCTGGCACATTCCTTTCGTTTTTATCGGCACGACCATGCTTTTTACCGGTATTTTTTATCTCATCGATCCGCTCGGTTACGCCTCCCCTCTCTTTCACCTGCTTACCGGTGGGCTGGTGCTCGGAGCCTTCTTCATGGCAACCGATATGGTAACGAGCCCCCTTTCGCTCCGAGGCCAGATCATTTTCGGAATCGGATGCGGAGTTCTGACCGCCATCATACGGCTATGGGGCGGCTATCCCGAGGGGGTATCCTTCGCGATCCTTATCATGAACGCCCTTGTTCCCCTCCTCGACAGGTGGGATGTAAGTGAAATCAAGGCTAAAAAACAA
- the rsxC gene encoding electron transport complex subunit RsxC — MKTFKTGGIHPPEQKLTSGKAVEVMPHPQELAVPMSQHLGKPAKPVVKVGDEVKKGQRIGAADGFISANVHAPTSGKIKAVKQHPHPGGQYSMTVFITPDGKDEWLEGLNTPECDWKKLSKEEILKRITDSGIVGMGGAGFPSGVKLSPPKDKTIDTIILNGAECEPFLTADHRVMVEEPEAIIKGLEIITSLFQGKVSAYIGIESNKPDAVAALKKQADSKGIGIVVLETKYPQGAEKQLINAITGRTVNEGELPFDKGCLVHNIATAIAMYEAVCKNKPLIERVVTISGMEIHTARNIRILVGTKFSEIAAFCGSMTEKTNQVITGGPMMGKAQFSLDVPVTKTTSGILFINNRGLEKSGEKTCIRCSRCISACPQNLQPWLLANTAQLRDFETIELYGMANCTECGSCSYVCPSKRELVHWIKYAKTLASKRKQRQSA, encoded by the coding sequence ATGAAGACCTTCAAGACCGGCGGCATTCATCCGCCCGAACAGAAACTTACCAGCGGGAAAGCCGTTGAAGTCATGCCGCATCCACAGGAACTGGCCGTGCCGATGAGCCAGCATCTCGGCAAACCGGCAAAACCTGTTGTAAAAGTTGGCGACGAGGTCAAAAAAGGTCAGCGTATCGGTGCTGCCGACGGGTTTATTTCCGCGAATGTCCATGCCCCGACAAGCGGTAAAATCAAAGCGGTAAAACAGCATCCCCATCCGGGCGGACAGTATTCGATGACCGTCTTCATCACTCCGGATGGAAAGGACGAATGGCTGGAAGGTCTCAACACACCGGAATGCGACTGGAAAAAGCTTTCGAAAGAGGAAATCCTCAAACGAATCACCGACAGCGGCATCGTCGGCATGGGAGGGGCGGGATTCCCTTCAGGCGTCAAGCTCTCTCCTCCGAAAGACAAAACCATCGACACCATCATTCTCAACGGCGCGGAGTGCGAACCGTTTCTCACCGCCGATCACCGCGTCATGGTTGAAGAACCGGAAGCCATCATCAAAGGACTTGAAATCATCACCTCCCTTTTTCAGGGAAAAGTCAGCGCATATATAGGCATTGAATCGAACAAGCCGGATGCCGTTGCAGCCCTGAAAAAACAGGCCGATTCGAAAGGAATCGGGATCGTCGTCCTTGAAACGAAATATCCGCAGGGAGCTGAAAAACAGCTGATCAACGCCATAACCGGCAGAACCGTCAACGAAGGAGAACTGCCGTTCGACAAAGGATGCCTGGTGCATAACATCGCAACGGCCATTGCCATGTATGAGGCTGTCTGCAAAAACAAACCTCTCATAGAGCGTGTGGTCACCATCTCGGGAATGGAAATCCATACGGCGAGAAATATCAGGATACTCGTCGGCACGAAGTTTTCAGAAATCGCGGCATTCTGCGGCAGTATGACGGAAAAGACCAACCAGGTGATAACCGGCGGCCCCATGATGGGCAAAGCGCAGTTTTCGCTTGACGTACCGGTAACCAAAACCACTTCCGGCATTCTCTTCATCAACAACAGGGGACTTGAAAAATCGGGGGAAAAAACCTGCATACGCTGCAGCAGGTGCATCTCTGCCTGTCCGCAGAACCTTCAGCCCTGGCTGCTGGCAAACACTGCCCAGCTTCGGGATTTCGAAACCATCGAACTGTACGGAATGGCGAACTGCACGGAATGCGGCAGCTGCTCCTATGTCTGCCCATCGAAACGGGAACTGGTGCACTGGATCAAGTACGCCAAAACTCTTGCAAGTAAACGCAAACAACGTCAATCAGCTTAA
- a CDS encoding Fe-S cluster domain-containing protein: protein MYSESFIPAVASLGSLAFVLGIIILFVSKKFFVAEDPTVSMINALLPGVNCGACGYPSCSQFAEELVRTRNPSMTCPVGGGELAEKLGTALGITMAEPKPVTCVVLCQGHNGNARESAEYVGIRDCWAAAQAFAGTKQCRFACTGLGSCIAFCDFNAMRIENGLVVIDNELCTGCGACVPACPYGVLTMQEKKTERYFIACSSHDRGAETRKACDAGCTACQKCVRECPEQAIVIDNFLASIIQEKCTSCGKCIEVCPTKVNCILLERDMETVKSKKVP, encoded by the coding sequence ATGTACAGTGAATCTTTTATTCCTGCTGTAGCAAGTCTCGGCTCTCTGGCTTTCGTGCTCGGCATCATCATCCTCTTCGTTTCGAAGAAATTCTTTGTAGCCGAAGATCCGACCGTCAGTATGATCAACGCGCTCCTGCCGGGCGTGAACTGCGGCGCCTGCGGATATCCCAGCTGCAGCCAGTTTGCCGAAGAGCTTGTCAGAACAAGAAATCCGTCAATGACCTGTCCGGTCGGCGGAGGAGAACTTGCCGAAAAACTCGGCACCGCCCTCGGCATAACCATGGCTGAACCGAAACCCGTAACCTGCGTTGTGCTCTGTCAGGGCCATAACGGCAACGCCCGTGAAAGTGCGGAATATGTCGGCATTCGCGACTGCTGGGCTGCAGCCCAGGCCTTTGCGGGAACCAAACAGTGCCGGTTTGCCTGTACAGGCCTCGGCTCATGCATCGCATTCTGCGATTTCAACGCCATGCGCATCGAGAACGGCCTGGTGGTTATCGACAATGAGCTCTGCACCGGATGCGGAGCCTGTGTTCCGGCCTGCCCCTACGGCGTGCTGACCATGCAGGAGAAAAAAACCGAACGGTATTTCATTGCCTGCAGCTCGCACGACCGGGGCGCCGAGACCCGTAAAGCCTGCGACGCGGGTTGTACGGCCTGTCAGAAATGCGTCAGGGAGTGTCCGGAACAGGCAATCGTCATCGATAATTTCCTCGCCTCCATCATCCAGGAAAAATGCACCTCATGCGGCAAATGCATAGAGGTGTGCCCTACAAAGGTGAACTGCATCCTCCTGGAGCGCGACATGGAAACCGTGAAATCAAAAAAAGTCCCGTAA
- a CDS encoding SoxR reducing system RseC family protein — translation MYAEVLKSHNGKAEISIVCTDDAEKGLHCGACNAGNRLKGRETVLADNAIGAAVGDFVAVAIKEHGELKAALMLFIIPLLSFLSALAVANACTLNLWLSFLCGLAALSVALAALHLILKKKTYYFIAGIK, via the coding sequence AAATTTCGATTGTATGCACCGATGACGCTGAAAAAGGGCTGCACTGCGGAGCATGTAATGCAGGCAACCGGCTCAAGGGCAGGGAAACCGTTCTGGCCGACAACGCCATCGGGGCTGCCGTAGGAGATTTTGTCGCTGTCGCCATAAAGGAACACGGAGAGCTGAAAGCCGCCCTCATGCTGTTCATCATTCCGCTTCTCTCGTTTCTGAGCGCGCTTGCCGTGGCGAATGCATGTACCCTGAACCTCTGGCTCTCCTTTCTTTGCGGACTGGCGGCCCTCTCGGTCGCGCTCGCCGCACTGCACCTTATCCTCAAGAAAAAGACCTATTACTTTATTGCCGGTATCAAATAG